The Vidua chalybeata isolate OUT-0048 chromosome 6, bVidCha1 merged haplotype, whole genome shotgun sequence genome has a segment encoding these proteins:
- the SSTR1 gene encoding somatostatin receptor type 1, which produces MLPNGTCPRLPGGAGSDSGDSDSGGSDSGGSDSGGGGAGGASEEAAAEGMDSGGRNSSGAPNSTLSESQGSAILISFIYSVVCLVGLCGNSMVIYVILRYAKMKTATNIYILNLAIADELLMLSVPFLVTSTLLHHWPFGSLLCRLVLSVDAINMFTSIYCLTVLSVDRYIAVVHPIKAARYRRPTVAKMVNLGVWVLSILIILPIIIFSNTAANSDGTVACNMLMPEPTQRWLVVFVVYTFLMGFLLPVVAICLCYILIIAKMRMVALKAGWQQRKRSERKITLMVMMVVMVFVICWMPFYIVQLVNVFVEQDDATISQLSVILGYANSCANPILYGFLSDNFKRSFQRLLCLSWMDNAAEEPIDYYATALKSRAYSVEDFPPDNLESGSMYRNGTCTSRITTL; this is translated from the coding sequence ATGCTCCCCAATGGCACCTGCCCCAGGCTTCCGGGCGGTGCAGGCAGCGACAGCGGCGACAGCGACAGCGGCGGCAGCGACAGCGGCGGCAGCGACAGTGGTGGCGGCGGAGCTGGTGGCGCCtcggaggaggcggcggcggagggCATGGACTCGGGCGGCAGGAATTCCTCTGGCGCTCCGAACAGCACCCTGAGTGAGTCTCAGGGCAGCGCCATCCTCATCTCATTCATCTACTCCGTGGTGTGCCTGGTGGGGCTGTGCGGGAACTCCATGGTCATCTACGTGATCCTACGTTATGCCAAGATGAAGACAGCCACCAACATCTACATCCTCAACTTGGCCATCGCGGATGAGCTGCTGATGCTTAGCGTCCCCTTTCTGGTTACCTCCACCCTGCTGCACCACTGGCCCTTTGGCTCCCTGCTCTGCCGCCTGGTGCTCAGTGTGGATGCCATCAACATGTTCACCAGCATCTACTGCCTGACCGTGCTCAGCGTGGACCGTTACATCGCTGTGGTGCACCCCATCAAGGCGGCCAGGTACCGCCGGCCCACTGTGGCTAAGATGGTCAATCTGGGTGTCTGGGTGCTTTCCATCCTCATCATCCTGCCCATCATCATCTTCTCCAACACAGCAGCCAACAGTGATGGAACAGTGGCTTGTAACATGCTCATGCCAGAGCCCACCCAGAGATGGCTGGTGGTCTTTGTGGTCTACACCTTTCTGATGGGCTTCTTGCTGCCTGTGGTGGCCATCTGCCTCTGCTACATCCTCATCATTGCTAAGATGCGCATGGTGGCCCTGAAGGCTGGCTGGCAGCAACGCAAACGCTCAGAGCGCAAAATCACCCTCATGGTTATGATGGTGGTGATGGTCTTTGTCATCTGCTGGATGCCCTTCTACATTGTGCAGCTGGTCAATGTCTTTGTAGAGCAGGATGATGCCACCATCAGCCAGCTCTCTGTCATCTTGGGCTATGCCAACAGCTGTGCCAATCCTATCCTCTATGGTTTTCTCTCAGACAATTTCAAGCGGTCCTTCCAGCggctgctctgcctcagctggATGGACAATGCTGCAGAGGAACCCATCGACTACTATGCCACTGCCCTCAAGAGCAGGGCATACAGTGTGGAGGACTTTCCCCCAGACAACTTGGAGTCAGGGAGCATGTACAGGAATGGCACTTGCACCTCCAGGATTACCACCCTCTGA